One region of Ignavibacteriota bacterium genomic DNA includes:
- the rsmH gene encoding 16S rRNA (cytosine(1402)-N(4))-methyltransferase RsmH has translation MTHDPTDYHIPVLLESAVELLVTDAAGTYVDGTLGGGGHSERILERLDAGGRLVGLDQDADAIVHASRRLAHDSRFLFVRSNTVHLQSVLENLNLTAVNGILLDLGMSSRQIDAPERGFSFQHDGPLDMRMDRSEGIPGAADLLAHADKDELQRIFFTYGEERRSRRIADAIIRARTKAPILTTNDLAAVVRAAAPGPHTSKTLARIFQALRIAVNDELRVLETILDASLNALGDAGRLVVISYHSLEDRMVKLFLRRQSVDCVCPPRTPICVCGTIPRMKVLTHSPKVPDDDEIRRNPRSRSARLRAGQKIHA, from the coding sequence TTGACACATGACCCGACAGACTATCACATACCGGTCCTGCTCGAATCTGCGGTGGAGTTATTGGTCACCGATGCGGCAGGAACGTATGTGGACGGGACGCTCGGCGGTGGAGGGCACAGCGAGCGTATCCTTGAACGTCTCGATGCGGGGGGCCGGCTTGTCGGCCTCGATCAGGATGCGGACGCAATAGTCCACGCCTCGCGACGTCTTGCGCACGACTCACGCTTTTTGTTTGTGCGCAGCAACACTGTGCATCTCCAGTCTGTCCTCGAAAACCTCAATCTCACAGCAGTGAATGGCATTCTTCTGGACCTCGGCATGTCCTCGCGGCAGATCGACGCCCCGGAGCGCGGCTTCAGTTTCCAGCATGACGGGCCTCTCGACATGCGGATGGACCGTTCCGAGGGCATCCCTGGCGCCGCCGACCTTCTCGCACATGCCGACAAGGACGAGCTGCAGCGCATCTTCTTCACCTACGGGGAAGAGCGCCGCAGCAGAAGGATCGCGGATGCCATCATACGTGCCCGCACAAAGGCGCCGATACTCACGACCAACGATCTCGCGGCCGTTGTGCGTGCGGCCGCCCCGGGTCCGCACACATCCAAGACGCTGGCGCGGATTTTCCAGGCGCTGCGCATCGCCGTCAACGACGAGCTGCGCGTGCTCGAAACTATTCTCGACGCGTCGCTCAACGCGCTGGGAGATGCCGGGCGCCTCGTGGTCATCTCCTATCACTCCCTCGAAGACCGCATGGTCAAGCTCTTCCTCCGCAGGCAGAGCGTCGACTGCGTCTGTCCGCCGCGCACTCCCATCTGCGTGTGCGGAACCATTCCACGCATGAAAGTGCTCACGCATTCACCGAAAGTACCGGACGACGATGAGATACGCAGAAATCCAAGATCGCGCAGTGCCCGTCTTCGAGCGGGACAGAAAATCCACGCGTAG
- the mraZ gene encoding division/cell wall cluster transcriptional repressor MraZ — translation MVKFRGTYESTLDEKGRFVFPKKLRQNLAATADRFIIIPGHEKCLYLHPLDNWEKKEQEYEALNEHNAEHRLLIRILQEGLEEVSLDSQYRIMIPSKHIEYAQLSLRSTIRVSGAFDKIEIWDPAVYEEYKSKPENARSFGDISAAILGGTTL, via the coding sequence ATGGTGAAATTTCGCGGCACATATGAAAGCACTCTCGACGAGAAGGGGCGCTTCGTTTTTCCGAAGAAACTTCGGCAGAACCTCGCCGCGACCGCCGATCGCTTCATCATCATCCCGGGCCATGAGAAATGCCTCTACCTCCATCCCCTCGACAATTGGGAGAAGAAGGAACAGGAATACGAAGCGCTCAACGAACACAACGCCGAGCATCGTTTGCTGATCCGCATTCTCCAGGAAGGGCTCGAGGAAGTGTCGCTCGACAGCCAGTACCGGATCATGATTCCGTCGAAACACATCGAGTACGCGCAGTTGTCGCTGCGAAGCACGATACGCGTCTCGGGTGCCTTCGACAAGATCGAGATCTGGGATCCGGCGGTGTATGAGGAGTACAAGTCGAAGCCGGAGAACGCGCGGAGTTTTGGTGACATCTCGGCGGCCATTCTCGGAGGCACCACGCTTTGA
- a CDS encoding DUF1611 domain-containing protein — protein MLQHHAERMVLLAEGRLSSIGARMVIASLLYIPERVVAVIDSTKERGTANEAVGFGGDTPIVHSIEEALAYNPDSLLIGITPLGGQLPESWRRITREAAAAGLHIISGMKATLSQDPELAGIARMNNALMFDMLSVSNSHQIRAQGSWRRRTAKTILTVGTDSNTGKMTTALLMHREMQKRGINSTLIGTGPTGILISGRGIAVEAVTSDFLEGALEFEVDRAIDEGYEYILVEGQSAITNCGSSAIAMGLLHGVMPDAMILCHQPSREVDGYGLPLPSLSSSISLHESLIGVFKPARVAAVGLNSIDLHREELRLVNERIKAETGLPSADPLRETPGILVDAVLEYFSKYTRIALPDSASEIRDRLY, from the coding sequence ATGCTGCAACACCACGCGGAACGGATGGTGCTTCTCGCGGAAGGCCGTCTGAGTTCGATCGGCGCGCGTATGGTGATCGCATCGCTGCTGTATATCCCCGAACGGGTGGTGGCCGTGATCGACAGCACAAAGGAGCGCGGCACGGCGAACGAGGCCGTGGGTTTTGGAGGTGACACGCCCATTGTGCATTCCATCGAGGAAGCGCTCGCCTATAATCCCGATTCGCTTCTCATCGGCATCACGCCGCTCGGCGGTCAGCTCCCGGAATCATGGAGGCGCATCACGCGCGAGGCCGCCGCGGCCGGACTGCACATCATCAGCGGCATGAAGGCGACATTGTCGCAGGATCCCGAACTCGCCGGCATCGCACGCATGAACAACGCGTTGATGTTCGACATGCTGTCGGTATCCAACAGTCATCAGATCCGCGCGCAGGGGAGCTGGCGCAGGCGCACGGCAAAAACCATCCTCACGGTGGGCACCGATTCCAACACGGGCAAGATGACAACTGCGCTGCTCATGCACCGCGAGATGCAGAAGCGCGGGATCAACAGCACGTTGATTGGCACGGGTCCGACAGGCATCCTCATCAGCGGCCGCGGCATTGCGGTTGAAGCAGTAACAAGCGATTTTCTCGAGGGCGCGCTCGAGTTCGAAGTGGACCGCGCGATAGACGAAGGGTACGAATACATACTCGTCGAGGGACAGAGTGCCATCACAAATTGCGGCAGTTCGGCGATTGCCATGGGCCTGCTGCACGGCGTCATGCCCGACGCCATGATCCTCTGCCATCAGCCCTCCCGCGAGGTGGACGGGTACGGACTACCGCTTCCATCCCTCTCCTCGTCCATCTCCCTGCACGAATCTCTCATCGGCGTATTCAAGCCGGCGCGTGTGGCCGCCGTCGGCCTCAACTCCATCGATCTGCACCGCGAGGAATTGCGCCTCGTCAACGAGCGCATCAAGGCCGAGACAGGTCTGCCGTCGGCCGATCCGCTGCGGGAAACTCCGGGCATTCTCGTCGACGCCGTGCTTGAGTATTTCTCGAAGTACACACGCATCGCCCTGCCCGATTCAGCGAGCGAAATCCGGGACCGGCTGTACTGA
- a CDS encoding adenylosuccinate synthase — protein sequence MSVRVIVGAQWGDEGKGKIVDLLSDKVDIVARYQGGANAGHTVEIGDKKYVLHLIPSGIFHEGVTCVIGNGVVIDPVALMEEIHLLESHGIRLGGRLKISHNAHLIMPYHKLLDSLSEQGAQPIGTTGRGIGPAYIDKSARSGIRIVDLLDHRELEESIRRNLEAKNQIIRKVYEREEMDVDEMIRQYQAFDTQIDEYVTDTALYLNTAIADGKSILCEGAQGALLDVDHGTYPFVTSSSPISGGATTGLGIPPTAITEVMGVMKAYTTRVGLGPFPTELHDTIGEALRTRGHEFGSTTGRPRRCGWFDAVAMRYSIMLNGISSVYMTKLDVLGGLDEIRVCVSYEARGKKLKSFPTDVRTLQAVTPVYESFPGWKEDISGATDVTELPVNARDYINAVQSAIGARIVCASVGPNRVQNVLFG from the coding sequence ATGTCTGTCCGAGTGATTGTGGGCGCCCAGTGGGGCGATGAGGGAAAGGGCAAAATCGTCGATCTGCTCAGCGACAAGGTCGATATCGTGGCCCGGTATCAGGGCGGCGCGAATGCCGGCCATACTGTGGAAATCGGCGATAAGAAATACGTGTTGCACCTCATCCCGTCGGGCATTTTCCACGAAGGTGTAACCTGCGTGATCGGCAACGGCGTCGTGATCGATCCCGTCGCATTGATGGAAGAGATTCATCTGCTCGAGTCGCACGGCATACGGCTCGGTGGGCGATTGAAGATCAGCCACAACGCGCATCTCATCATGCCGTATCACAAACTGCTCGATTCACTCTCGGAGCAGGGCGCACAGCCGATCGGCACCACGGGCAGGGGGATTGGTCCGGCGTATATCGACAAGTCCGCGCGCAGCGGCATCCGTATCGTCGATCTGCTCGATCATCGCGAGCTTGAGGAATCGATACGGCGCAATCTCGAGGCGAAGAATCAGATCATCCGCAAGGTGTACGAGCGCGAAGAGATGGATGTCGACGAGATGATCCGTCAGTACCAGGCCTTCGACACACAGATCGACGAGTACGTGACCGACACGGCTCTGTACCTGAACACGGCGATCGCGGACGGCAAGTCCATACTCTGCGAAGGCGCACAGGGCGCCTTGCTGGATGTGGATCACGGCACCTATCCGTTTGTCACATCGTCCAGTCCCATCAGCGGCGGCGCCACGACAGGCCTGGGCATTCCACCGACGGCGATCACCGAAGTGATGGGCGTGATGAAGGCGTACACGACGCGTGTCGGTCTCGGTCCTTTCCCGACCGAGCTGCACGACACCATCGGCGAGGCGTTGCGCACGCGGGGACACGAGTTCGGATCAACGACCGGGCGGCCTCGCCGCTGCGGATGGTTCGACGCGGTCGCCATGCGCTACTCCATCATGCTCAACGGCATCAGCTCGGTGTACATGACCAAGCTCGACGTGCTGGGCGGACTCGACGAGATACGCGTGTGCGTGTCGTACGAGGCCCGCGGTAAAAAGCTCAAGTCCTTCCCGACAGACGTGCGCACGCTGCAGGCGGTGACCCCTGTGTACGAATCCTTCCCCGGTTGGAAAGAGGACATATCCGGGGCGACGGATGTGACGGAACTCCCTGTGAATGCACGCGATTACATCAATGCGGTGCAGTCGGCCATCGGTGCGCGGATCGTCTGCGCGTCGGTGGGACCGAACCGCGTACAGAACGTGCTGTTCGGCTAG
- a CDS encoding STAS domain-containing protein, translating into MEFALTQNQGVAVFALDGAVLGGPEATALKAELQRLIDGGGKKAVVDLSRVKLMNSSGLGLLIGSYTSLRSAGGELCLAGPNENIRSLLTIAKLNNVFRIFPSVDEALAAFA; encoded by the coding sequence ATGGAATTCGCATTGACGCAGAACCAGGGCGTCGCTGTGTTTGCGCTCGACGGCGCCGTGCTCGGCGGCCCTGAAGCGACAGCCCTCAAGGCCGAATTGCAGCGCCTTATCGACGGCGGCGGAAAAAAGGCGGTTGTGGATCTCTCGCGTGTAAAGCTCATGAACAGCTCGGGTCTTGGCCTGCTGATCGGCAGTTACACATCGCTGCGCAGCGCGGGCGGTGAGTTGTGCCTCGCGGGACCCAACGAGAACATCCGCTCGCTGTTGACCATCGCCAAATTGAACAACGTTTTTCGCATTTTCCCGAGCGTTGACGAGGCGCTGGCCGCGTTCGCCTGA
- the secF gene encoding protein translocase subunit SecF has translation MRILHDLNVNFMGKRKLMYMLSGVIILAGFISILVRGLAFGLDFTGGTELVFRFPRAVEIGELRSMLAGANVGTFEIKSFGKDTDYIIRTQQLGVGGKISNEVKDLMNKNFDNKMVLLQENRVEAKIGSEMRQDAVIAIFAALVGILLYIAFRFKFVFGIGAVVALFHDVLLTLGVVSLSTGLIPGLNLEFDQAMVAAFLTLIGYSINDTVIVFDRVRENMKLFKTADFEETMNKSVNKTMSRTILTGGTTILTMIALLLFGGEPTRGFAYAMTIGVITGTYSSVFVASAMTLDWVTYRKSKITF, from the coding sequence ATGCGCATCCTGCATGATTTAAACGTCAACTTCATGGGCAAACGAAAGCTGATGTACATGCTTTCGGGCGTCATTATTCTCGCGGGATTCATCTCGATTCTCGTGCGCGGTCTCGCCTTCGGTCTTGATTTCACGGGCGGAACGGAACTTGTCTTCCGCTTCCCGCGCGCGGTGGAAATCGGCGAATTGCGCAGCATGCTCGCGGGCGCCAACGTCGGCACCTTCGAAATCAAATCGTTCGGCAAGGACACGGATTACATCATCCGCACGCAGCAGCTCGGCGTCGGCGGAAAGATTTCGAACGAAGTGAAGGATCTGATGAACAAAAACTTCGACAACAAGATGGTGCTCCTGCAGGAGAACCGTGTCGAGGCAAAGATCGGATCGGAGATGCGGCAGGACGCGGTCATCGCGATTTTTGCGGCTCTTGTGGGCATCCTGCTCTACATCGCCTTCCGCTTCAAGTTCGTGTTTGGAATCGGTGCGGTTGTCGCCCTCTTCCACGACGTGCTTCTGACTCTCGGCGTTGTGTCGCTCAGCACGGGTCTGATTCCCGGACTCAACCTCGAGTTCGATCAGGCCATGGTCGCCGCGTTCCTGACACTCATCGGCTATTCGATCAACGATACCGTGATCGTGTTCGACCGCGTGCGTGAGAACATGAAGCTTTTCAAGACGGCCGACTTCGAAGAGACGATGAACAAGAGCGTCAACAAGACCATGAGCCGCACCATTTTGACCGGCGGCACGACCATTCTGACGATGATTGCGTTGCTGCTTTTTGGCGGCGAGCCGACGCGTGGCTTTGCCTATGCCATGACTATCGGCGTCATCACCGGCACGTATTCCAGCGTGTTTGTCGCCAGCGCCATGACGCTCGACTGGGTCACTTACAGGAAATCCAAAATCACGTTCTAA